Proteins encoded in a region of the Sander lucioperca isolate FBNREF2018 chromosome 18, SLUC_FBN_1.2, whole genome shotgun sequence genome:
- the yy1a gene encoding transcriptional repressor protein YY1a has product MASGDTLYIEADGSEMPAEIVELHEIEVETIETTIVGDDGEHQPMIALQPLDTGDPNSIHSHQEVILVQTREEVVGEDDSELHTDDGFEDQILIPVPAVEEDYIEQTLVTVAGRSSSTGRMKRAGSGKKAGKRSYLGGGEMGRKWEQKQVQIKTLEGEFSVTMWASDDKKDHEEQITGENSPPDYSEYMTGKKLPPGGIPGIDLSDPKQLAEFARMKPRKVKEDDAPRTIACPHKGCTKMFRDNSAMRKHLHTHGPRVHVCAECGKAFVESSKLKRHQLVHTGEKPFQCTFEGCGKRFSLDFNLRTHVRIHTGDRPYVCPFDGCNKKFAQSTNLKSHILTHAKAKNNQ; this is encoded by the exons CTGCATGAAATCGAAGTAGAGACAATCGAGACAACAATTGTTGGAGACGACGGTGAACATCAGCCTATGATCGCCTTACAGCCTCTTGACACGGGTGATCCAAACTCGATTCACTCGCACCAAGAGGTGATTTTGGTGCAAACAAGAGAAGAGGTGGTGGGTGAGGATGACTCTGAACTGCACACGGATGACGGTTTTGAGGACCAAATCCTCATCCCAGTGCCCGCCGTAGAGGAGGACTATATCGAACAGACTCTCGTTACTGTCGCCGGGAGAAGCTCGTCGACAGGCCGGATGAAAAGGGCTGGAAGCGGAAAAAAAGCAGGCAAAAGGAGCTACCTGGGCGGGGGAGAAATGGGCAGAAAATGGGAACAGAAACAGGTCCAGATAAAAACGTTGGAGGGGGAGTTTTCAGTGACTATGTGGGCATCGG ATGACAAGAAGGACCATGAGGAGCAAATCACGGGTGAAAACTCTCCTCCGGATTATTCTGAATACATGACAGGGAAGAAGCTTCCTCCTGGAGGCATCCCAGGCATTGACCTCTCAGACCCCAAACAGCTGGCAGAGTTTGCACG AATGAAGCcaagaaaagtaaaagaagaCGATGCACCCAGGACGATAGCCTGTCCACACAAA GGATGTACCAAGATGTTCAGGGACAACTCAGCGATGAGAAAACACTTGCATACCCACGGGCCTCGTGTGCACGTCTGTGCAGAATGTGGCAAAGCCTTTGTTGAAAGTTCAAAACTGAAGAGGCATCAACTCgtacacacaggagagaaacctttcCAG TGCACATTTGAGGGCTGTGGCAAGCGGTTCTCTCTGGACTTTAACTTGCGCACACATgtgcgcattcacactggagaccGCCCGTATGTGTGCCCCTTTGATGGCTGCAACAAAAAATTTGCCCAGTCAACCAACCTGAAGTCTCACATCCTCACACACGCCAAAGCCAAAAACAACCAGTGA